A stretch of DNA from Gimesia chilikensis:
ATCTGTGAAGGTTTTGTCGGAAATGTTGTGCTCAAGGTCAGTGAAGGTATGGCCGAGTTTCTGATGAAGGAAGCGTCGCAGCAGATTCTGGGGAGCCTCGACAAGGAGAAAGGGCAGGCATTGCAGGCGTTTCAGGAGATGGCCAAGCGATTCCGCTATCATGAGACTGGCGGAGCTCCGCTGCTGGGAATTGACGGGATCTGCATTATCTGTCATGGTTCCAGCGACGCCCACTCTATCACGAATGCCTTGAAAGGAAGTATCATGTTCAAGGATCGTGGCATCAATTCCCAGATCGCCGAACACCTGGCTCAAAAGCCGGTAGCTTAATATAGCGGCGTCATAACTAGATCAGCGCAAGTTCAATTTAGAGGGATCGACCCGTGAGCAGAATCGCCTTTTTGTTTCCCGGACAGGGTGCTCAACATGTAGGTATGGGTAAGACCATCGTCGAGAAATATCCGGCGGCGAAAGAGCTGTTTGATCGCGCTGCAGATATTCTTCAGTATGATCTGGCAAAGCTCTGCTTCGAAGGGCCAAGCGAGGAACTGGACTCTACGGTCATCAGTCAGCCTGCTCTGTTTGTGACCAGTCTGGCGGCTCTGGAAATGCTGCGGGCAGATTCTCCCGATAAGGTTCTGGCGTGCGAAATGACAGCCGGATTGAGCCTGGGGGAATATACGGCTCTGGTGTTTGCCGGTGCGATGAGTTTCGAGGATGGCCTGCGGGTCGTTCAGCGTCGCGGTGAAGCCATGCAGGCTGCTGCGGATGCCAACCCTTCCGGTATGGTCAGCATTCTGTTGCTGGACCGGGATAAGGTGGCAGAAATCTGTGAGGCGGCGTCTTCCGCTGGAAGGATCTGGATCGCCAATTACCTGTGTCCGGGTAATATTGTCTTGTCAGGTGAAAACAGCGCCTGCGAGCGGGCGGCGGAACTGGCTGAACAGGAAGGTGGGCGTGCGATTCCCCTGGCGGTGGCTGGTGCGTTTCATACAGAAATCATGAAGCCGGCTGACAGTAAGCTGTCTGAAGCACTGGCAGGGGTCGGGCTGAAAAAGCCGGAAATTCCCGTGATTTCCAACGTGGACGCTAAAACTCATGAAGATCCGGATGAGATTCGCGAATTACTGATTCGTCAGGTTCTCAGTCCTGTGCTTTGGGAGGATTCAATCCGCGCCATGCTGGATGCGGGGTTTGATGAGTTCTATGAAATCGGTCCTGGGAAAGTTCTCAAGGGGCTGATGAAGCGTATTGATCGCAAGATTTCCTGTGAGACGGTTAACGATTCATAGGAAATCCGGGGCGAAAGTGCCTCAGATGCGAAAGTGCATGCAAAAGGGCAGTAGTGAGTTCCGGTTCATCTGTCTGAAAAATTCAGAGCTTGATCTATTCTATCGATCTGTGCTACAACAACTTACGAGGCTCCGACAGGGAAATTCTATCAGAAGGCAAAATCAGCAGTTCTCGGGCTGGTAAAGTTGGTCGAGGCTGATTATGAGAGAACTCTGGTGGAGTAGACAAGACTCATAATTCTTGTCGCATTTTAAGGTTTACATAAATCGGGAAACTGGATATATCATCGCTACAACTGTTGGTGAATCCATACAAGTTGATATGGTAAAGATGTTTCCAGCCATACAAAAAGTAAAAACTATCACTAAGACGGTGAAGGAGAAGAAGCGTGTCAATTGAAGAAAAAGTGGTTGGTATCGTAAGCGAGCAGTTAGGCCATCCTAAAGAAGACATCACTCTGGACAGCAAATTTATCGACGACCTGAAGGCTGATTCGCTCGACATTGTCGAACTGGTAATGGAATTCGAAGATGAATTCGATGTCACCATTCCTGACGATGATTATGACAAAATCAAAACCGTTGGTGATGTGGTTGGCTATATCACTGAAAAAGCCAGCTGATTAAATACGCGTTAATCAGACAAAAACCACAAGCGTTTTGAATCTACAGGGTCCTGTCTTTTCATTGTAGGAAGTGTTCTCGGATGCGCAGGAGAGTCGTCGTTACCGGAGTTTCTGTCGTAACGGCTCTGGGTTTAGATGTCTCAGAGTTTTGGGACAAGTTGTGCGCTGGTAAAAGCGGTATCGGTCCCCTCGAACGTTTTGACTGCTCCGACTACAAAGTCCGTTTTGGCGGCGAAATCAAGGATTTCAACGCAGCCGATTATACGAATCTTTCTTCAAAAGATCTGAAGCGAGTTGATCGCTTCGTCCAGTTTGGTCTGGTTGGGGCGCATATTGCCTACCGCCAGGCACAGCTGGAAGGATTTGAGGGAGATCCTTATCGCAGAGGCGTCCTGATTGGCAGTGGTATCGGCGGTTTGAATGAAATTGAAAACCAGCACGATAAGCTCTACAACCAGGGGCCGGCGCGAGTATCGCCTTTCATGATCCCCAAGCTGATGGTCAACGCTGCCAGCGGGAATATTTCAGTTGCATATGAGCTGAAAGGTCCCAACAGTGCTGTGGCGACTGCTTGTGCTTCGGCGACGAATGCGATCGGCGATGCCTATAAGCTGATTCAAAATGATGTGGCTGATATCATGGTGACTGGCGGCAGCGAAGCGGCAGTTACCCCGATGGGGCTTTCCGGCTTTGCCCGGATGAACGCTCTGTCCACACGGAATGATGATCCCCAGGCAGCCAGTCGTCCTTTCGATCGTGATCGCGACGGGTTCGTGATGGCGGAAGGTGCCGGCATCGTCGTTCTGGAAGAGTATGAACACGCTAAGAAACGGGGTGTACCGATTCTGGCTGAGGTGGTCGGTTATGGTATGTCTGCTGATGGCACGCACATGACGGCTCCCGATCCGGAAGGTCGTGGTGCAGCCCGTGCCATGCTGCATGCAATCAAGGACGCAGGGCTCAACCCGGAGGACATTGATTACATCAATACGCATGGTACAAGTACTCCGCTGGGTGATGTTGCAGAAACCGTGGCCATCAACACCGTTTTCGGTTCGCACGTCAAGTCGATGCCCGTTTCCAGTACGAAGGGGCATCTGGGGCACCTGCTGGGGGCTTCTGGTGGTGTCGAGTTCGTGGTGGGTGTCAAGGCCCTGATGGAGCAGGTTGCACCACCTACGATCAACCTGGACAATCCAGACGAGCAGTGCAATCTCGATTATGTTCCCAATGAGCCGCGCGAAATGAAACTCGAACGGGTCATGAAGAACAGCTTCGGCTTCGGTGGGCACAACGCCTGTCTGATTATGCAGAAAGCCCCATAATTCCGGGGTTTGTTCTGCTGCCGGGTGTGTGCTCGTGTGTATATCTCCCTGGTGCTCGATGGGCATCCTGCTGCTCCCGGGGAGATTTCCCGGATAATTATTGATCTGGCAGTCGCGTCAGGCTTGAAAATCGCGCCTTGATTGTCTTGACTATCTCCTGTTGCCGGTACATTACTGGGTCAGAATAGTGTATGAATGTCTGCTTTCGTGGTTGAGCTGGGTTCAAGTCCAAAGCAGTCGCTCATCAGTTGGTCTCGGCGTCCTGAAAATCAGCAGTATCAATCCCGGTATGAGGGTTTTTAGTGCTGAGGCAGGCAAAAGTCTTGTCTGGACCGGATTATCCTCTACGATGAAGTTACATTATTCACAAGCAGCCGGCATATTCGATTAGCGGGACTTTCAAAAGAGATTCAAATGAATACAGAATCACGACGTCGAATTCTGATTACCGGGATGGGGATTCTCAGCCCGATCGGAATTGGAACAGAAGCGTTTCAGGCCAGCCTGATGTCGGGGACTTCGGGCATTAAAAAATCAGAGCTGTATGAGTTTCTGGCAGCGCCAGACTGCTGCGTGGCTGAAGTCGCCGATTTCAATGACAGTACAATCAAAAAAGAGTATCTGAAGCAGCAGCGCAGAAGCCTCAAAGTGATGTGCCGCGAAATCCAGCTGGGAGTTGCTTCTGCGAATCTGGCGATGGATGATTCAGGGATTGACCTGGAAGCCGTCGACAGTGAACGTTTCGGGATTGAGTTTGGTGCGAACCTGATGCTCAGCCCTCCTGAAGTGCTTTACTCGGCCTGTATGGCCAGCACCGAAGGCACTGAGTTCCAGTACGAAAGATGGGGGTCAGACGGGCTTCCCAAGATGGAGCCGCTCTGGCTGTTGAAATATCTGCCGAACATGCCGGCCTGTCACATCGGAATCGTGATGGATGCCCGCGGTCCCAGTAACTCGATCACACAGGCTGAAGCGTCTGGGAATCTGGTGCTGGGTGAAGCTCAGCGGATCATCGAGCGTGACTGGGCAGATGTCATGGTCGCTGGTGTGACTGGGACCCGGATACATGAAGTCAAATCGATCCACGCGAAGATGTGGGATGAACTGGCTGACTCTCCAGCAGATTTTTCTAAGCGTTCTCGTCCTTTTGATAAGGCACGCAATGGTCAGGTCGTGGGTGAAGCAGCCTGCTCCCTGTTGCTGGAAGAGAAGTCTCATGCTGAGAGGCGTGGGGCCAAGGTCTGGGGTGAACTGCTGGGGACTGGTGCTTCCTGTGTTGTTGGCCGGGATGGTATTCCCGATACCCGGACTTCGATTGCCAATGCCATTAAACTCGCGTTTAAGCGAGCTGGTGTCGAAGCAGGAGATATTGGTCATATCAATGCCCACGGTTTGGGTGATACCAAGCTGGATGTCGAAGAGTACCAGGCGATCTGTGACATCTTTGGTGACAAGGCGACAGAAATTCCGGTTACTGCCCTAAAGAGTTACTTCGGAAATTCCGGTTCTGCTTGTGGAATCGTGGAAGCCAGTGGTTCACTTGTGGGGCTGAAGCAGGGAGTGATTCCAGCGACATTAAACTACGAAACTCAGGATGCAGATTGTCCGTTGAATGTCGTTCGAAATGAACCGCAGCCGACCGACAATAAGCTGTTCCTGAAGATCAGTACCACGACTTTCGGCCAGGCCAGTGCCTCGGTTGTCTGTGGTGTCTGAACTTGAATCAATCATTGAAAAAGCCCCGCCAGGATGATCCTGGCGGGGCTTTTTTTATTGTCTTCTCAGGGGAAATCAGAATTTCTTGAGTGCGTACTGTGCACCGCGGTAGGCGGACAGGTTGCGCATGCCGGTATTCAGTGACTGCTGGAAGTTCTGGGTGGCGGTTGCTGTGTCGCCGGCCAGCAGGGCTTTTTGTCCGATGAAGTAGTGTGCTTCACAGGTTTGTGCTTTAGCGCGTTGCGGGTCCTTCTGGTCAATAGATTTGAGCAGGTCTGCTTCGGTCACGCCGCCCATCAGATATGCGGTGAGCATGTCGACCGAGTCGCGCGCTTCGGGTTTCTCGGCGAGGACTGTCTGGAATTTTGCGTCCGCTTCTGCTTTCTGGTTGTTGCGGACCATGGCCAGGTAGACCCAGGGGTTGAGGACCTTCATCTGATCCTGTGCCAGTTGAGTGGCCTGGTTGAACTGGGTCAGGGCTTCGTTGTAATTCTGGTTGAAGAAGTAGGAGAAGCCCAGGTCGGAGTGCAGGGCGGGGTTCTGTGGGTCGAGTTGCACAGCGCGGGTCTGGTCCTGTATGGCTTCGGCGATTTTCCCTTGCAGCAGGCGGGCTTCCCCACGCATTCCCAGTACAAAAGGCTGTTCAGGGGCGATCGAGAGGGACTTGCTCAGGTCTGCTTCTGCAGTGTCGGGTTTGCCCCCTTCCAGGTAGGCGAAGCCGCGGTTGGTGATGGCGTGGTGATAGTTGGGGTCGAGCTGAATTGCCCGGGAGAAGTCATTGATTGCTTCCTGGAGCTTTCCCTGCTGCTGGTAGAACATCGCCCGGTTATTGTAGACCACGGGGGAATTGGGTTGTTTTTCGATGACCTGATTGAAGCTGGCCAGTGCCTGATCGTTTTCACCTGCCAGGGCGTAAGCGTCGGGCAGCGCGAGCAGGGCGGCGAAATGGTTTGGTGAGAGTTTGATGGTTTCTGAGAAGTCCTGTGCCGCTTCGCGGGGCTTGTTCAGAGGAAGATAAATCATGCCTCGCTGATAATGGAAGTTGGCGCGTTCCTCGGTGCTCAGGTTGGGGCGAGCCAGGACCTGGTTGGCCACATTCAGTGCTGTCTCGGCATGGCTTTTCTTGTTTTCCATGACGGCCAGGTTCATCATGCCGTACAGGTAGGGCAGGTAGTAATTGATGTTCTGGTTCTGGCTGTAGCGAATGGCTTCACGGGCATCACTGACACCTTCCCGGATCGTCTGGGTGTTTCCCTGTTCCCGACCTGATTCCACGCGGGCGCTGGCACGCAGGTAGTAGGCCACATGGTCGTCAGGCTTCTGCTGCAGCACCTGTGAGGCGAGTT
This window harbors:
- the fabD gene encoding ACP S-malonyltransferase — encoded protein: MSRIAFLFPGQGAQHVGMGKTIVEKYPAAKELFDRAADILQYDLAKLCFEGPSEELDSTVISQPALFVTSLAALEMLRADSPDKVLACEMTAGLSLGEYTALVFAGAMSFEDGLRVVQRRGEAMQAAADANPSGMVSILLLDRDKVAEICEAASSAGRIWIANYLCPGNIVLSGENSACERAAELAEQEGGRAIPLAVAGAFHTEIMKPADSKLSEALAGVGLKKPEIPVISNVDAKTHEDPDEIRELLIRQVLSPVLWEDSIRAMLDAGFDEFYEIGPGKVLKGLMKRIDRKISCETVNDS
- the acpP gene encoding acyl carrier protein, with amino-acid sequence MSIEEKVVGIVSEQLGHPKEDITLDSKFIDDLKADSLDIVELVMEFEDEFDVTIPDDDYDKIKTVGDVVGYITEKAS
- the fabF gene encoding beta-ketoacyl-ACP synthase II, which produces MRRRVVVTGVSVVTALGLDVSEFWDKLCAGKSGIGPLERFDCSDYKVRFGGEIKDFNAADYTNLSSKDLKRVDRFVQFGLVGAHIAYRQAQLEGFEGDPYRRGVLIGSGIGGLNEIENQHDKLYNQGPARVSPFMIPKLMVNAASGNISVAYELKGPNSAVATACASATNAIGDAYKLIQNDVADIMVTGGSEAAVTPMGLSGFARMNALSTRNDDPQAASRPFDRDRDGFVMAEGAGIVVLEEYEHAKKRGVPILAEVVGYGMSADGTHMTAPDPEGRGAARAMLHAIKDAGLNPEDIDYINTHGTSTPLGDVAETVAINTVFGSHVKSMPVSSTKGHLGHLLGASGGVEFVVGVKALMEQVAPPTINLDNPDEQCNLDYVPNEPREMKLERVMKNSFGFGGHNACLIMQKAP
- a CDS encoding beta-ketoacyl-[acyl-carrier-protein] synthase family protein, whose product is MNTESRRRILITGMGILSPIGIGTEAFQASLMSGTSGIKKSELYEFLAAPDCCVAEVADFNDSTIKKEYLKQQRRSLKVMCREIQLGVASANLAMDDSGIDLEAVDSERFGIEFGANLMLSPPEVLYSACMASTEGTEFQYERWGSDGLPKMEPLWLLKYLPNMPACHIGIVMDARGPSNSITQAEASGNLVLGEAQRIIERDWADVMVAGVTGTRIHEVKSIHAKMWDELADSPADFSKRSRPFDKARNGQVVGEAACSLLLEEKSHAERRGAKVWGELLGTGASCVVGRDGIPDTRTSIANAIKLAFKRAGVEAGDIGHINAHGLGDTKLDVEEYQAICDIFGDKATEIPVTALKSYFGNSGSACGIVEASGSLVGLKQGVIPATLNYETQDADCPLNVVRNEPQPTDNKLFLKISTTTFGQASASVVCGV
- a CDS encoding tetratricopeptide repeat protein, which gives rise to MARLLPALILCLGLPLAAAAQPTATTNDPLAQLKMQADQAQQQGDYNKSVQLASQVLQQKPDDHVAYYLRASARVESGREQGNTQTIREGVSDAREAIRYSQNQNINYYLPYLYGMMNLAVMENKKSHAETALNVANQVLARPNLSTEERANFHYQRGMIYLPLNKPREAAQDFSETIKLSPNHFAALLALPDAYALAGENDQALASFNQVIEKQPNSPVVYNNRAMFYQQQGKLQEAINDFSRAIQLDPNYHHAITNRGFAYLEGGKPDTAEADLSKSLSIAPEQPFVLGMRGEARLLQGKIAEAIQDQTRAVQLDPQNPALHSDLGFSYFFNQNYNEALTQFNQATQLAQDQMKVLNPWVYLAMVRNNQKAEADAKFQTVLAEKPEARDSVDMLTAYLMGGVTEADLLKSIDQKDPQRAKAQTCEAHYFIGQKALLAGDTATATQNFQQSLNTGMRNLSAYRGAQYALKKF